The proteins below come from a single Tachypleus tridentatus isolate NWPU-2018 chromosome 13, ASM421037v1, whole genome shotgun sequence genomic window:
- the LOC143240351 gene encoding LOW QUALITY PROTEIN: DNA topoisomerase I, mitochondrial-like (The sequence of the model RefSeq protein was modified relative to this genomic sequence to represent the inferred CDS: deleted 2 bases in 1 codon), producing the protein MADQGPFSPTVTSNVASGSGMYHHDDLKGMQKLVTNGLSKDVSNHVPHKTKSGMSSSSKSDIKLMKPGENKDNNNKVHSHKTSSSKHHEDKVYLKHSSSSKENSSKIKSIKHSDSSKHKEKSDSSKLKEKSQDKEKVNFTGHKTKEGSVKSKESSIKPKDSSYKSSDGVSSKTGDSAKKDFKSKDNLKSEGTSKKEGVNLKENKEIIKPKKEEEKIREEKHKPSEYKEHESKELNDKHHGEKSKHSSSSEKLKSGSNKFKDISEKEKIKVKENNEKNKLKNREHGEKKDVSKELEEGRAGGDTRSEVKKKVVHSDKIERSSHIVKEESPLKINIKREPEGSVSDDDVPLAARTVVVEKTKEVKIKRERDGDSDDEPLAARAEKVKKIKVEHSEERIKIKTEKKDKHHKEAENRKRKTDDEDLKPIKKVKEDKKIKKESTQTSDSRKTGKEKEEQDVWKWWEEEKHAEGVKWKTLQHNGPVLAPSYEPLPKSIKFYYEGKHMVLSPEAEEVAGFYARMLDHDYVTKDIFNKNFFKDWRKVMTQEEKEKITDLKKCNFRELAEYFKVKSEERKNMSKEEKAEIKKKNENIQKEYGFCIIDGHKQKIGNFKIEPPGLFRGRGEHPKMGMLKKRVRPEDIIINIGKDAVVPKPPEGRKWKEVRHDNTVTWLACWNENILGATKYIMLNPSSKLKGEKDWQKYETARKLYKHVDRIRNEYREDWKSKEMRVRQRAVALYFIDKLALRAGNEKEEGESADTVGCCSLRVEHITLHDEKDGKEFVVEFDFLGKDSIRYVNTIPVEKRVFKNLKLFMENKQPGDDLFDRLNTSILNKYLNELMEGLTAKVFRTFNASRTLQEQLNLLTEENMSIPEKILAYNRANRAVAILCNHQRAVPKTFDKSMQNLKSKIDEKEKQIKDFKKELKKVKQAYKESNASKDKILLDRKKKRMAQLEDQLRKLEVQATDKEENKQIALSTSKLNYLDPRISVAWCKKWDVPIEKIYNKTQREKFLWAIEMAGPDFQF; encoded by the exons ATGATCTGAAGGGAATGCAAAAACTGGTGACAAATGGCCTGTCTAAAGATGTGTCTAATCATGTGCCTCACAAAACAAAATCTGGAATGTCTAGTTCTAGTAAATCAGACATCAAACTGATGAAGCCTGGTgagaataaagacaataacaacaaagttCATTCACATAAAACCAGTTCTAGTAAACATCATGAAGACAAAGTTTACTTAAAACATTCTTCAAGCTCAAAAGAAAATTCATCTAAaattaaatctataaaacatagtgactCTTCTAAACATAAGGAAAAAAGTGATTCCTCTAAACTTAAGGAAAAATCTCAGGacaaagaaaaagtaaatttcaCTGGGCATAAAACCAAAGAAGGAAGTGTGAAATCCAAAGAATCAAGTATCAAACCAAAAGATTCATCGTACAAGTCTAGTGATGGTGTTTCCTCAAAAACTGGTGATAGTGCAAAAAAGGATTTCAAatcaaaagataatttaaaaagtGAAGGAACCAGTAAGAAAGAAGGGGTgaatttaaaggaaaataaagaaatcataaAACCAAAGAAAGAAGAAGAGAAAATCAGAGAAGAAAAGCACAAACCTAGTGAATATAAAGAGCACGAATCAAAAGAATTGAACGACAAACATCATGGTGAAAAGTCAAAGCATAGCTCTTCATCTGAAAAACTTAAATCTGGGAGCAACAAGTTTAAAGATATTAGTGAAAAAGAAAAGattaaagtgaaagaaaataatgagaaaaacaaattgaAGAACAGAGAACATGGAGAGAAAAAAGATGTATCCAAAGAATTGGAAGAAGGAAGAGCAGGAGGAGATACCAGAAGTGAAGTTAAGAAAAAGGTTGTGCACAGCGATAAGATAGAACGCTCTAGCCACATTGTGAAAGAAGAAAGCcctctgaaaataaatataaaacgtgAACCTGAAGGTTCAGTAAGTGATGATGATGTTCCTTTG GCAGCGAGAACGGTTGTGGTGGAAAAAACCAAAGAAGTGAAAATTAAGAGGGAAAGAGATGGTGATTcagatgatgaaccactggctgCACG GGCagaaaaagttaagaaaattaaGGTTGAACACTcagaagaaagaataaaaataaagacagaaaaaaaagataaacaccATAAAGAAGCAGagaacagaaaaagaaaaacagatgaTGAAGATTTAAAG Ccaattaaaaaagtg aaagaagacaaaaagataaaaaaggaATCCACACAAACAAGCGACTCAAGGAAAACAGGAAAAGAAAAGGAAGAACAAGACGTTTGGAAATG GTGGGAGGAAGAAAAACATGCTGAGGGTGTAAAATGGAAGACACTTCAACACAATGGTCCTGTCCTTGCACCCTCTTATGAGCCACTACCAAAATCAATCAAGTTTTATTATGAAG gTAAACATATGGTCTTAAGTCCAGAAGCTGAAGAAGTAGCAGGATTTTATGCCAGAATGCTGGACCATGATTATGTTACCAAagatattttcaacaaaaattttTTCAAGGACTGGAGGAAA GTAATGACCCAAGAGGAAAAAGAAAAGATCACAGACTTGAAGAAGTGTAACTTCAGGGAATTAGCAGAATATTTTAAAGTCAAGTcagaagagagaaaaaatatGTCTAAGGAAGAAAAggct GAGATaaagaaaaagaatgaaaatattcaGAAGGAGTATGGATTTTGTATCATTGATGGACACAAACAGAAGATTGGCAACTTCAAAATTGAACCTCCTGGTCTGTTTCGGGGTCGTGGGGAACACCCAAAAATGGGCATGTTGAAGAAACGTGTTCGTCCTGAAGACATAATCATAAACATTGGAAA GGATGCTGTTGTCCCCAAGCCACCTGAAGGGCGCAAATGGAAGGAGGTTCGACATGACAACACAGTAACTTGGCTTGCTTGTTGGAATGAAAACATTCTGGGAGCCACCAAATATATCATGTTGAACCCCAGTTCAAAGCTGAAG GGGGAGAAAGATTGGCAGAAGTATGAGACAGCaagaaaactgtataaacatGTTGACAGAATAAGGAATGAGTACAGAGAAGACTGGAAATCAAAAGAAATGAGAGTGAGGCAACGAGCTGTGGCACTCTACTTTATTGACAAG CTTGCCCTTCGAGCTGGTAATGAGAAAGAAGAGGGAGAGAGTGCTGACACCGTCGGTTGTTGTTCACTCCGTGTGGAACACATTACCTTACATGATGAAAAAGATGGTAAAGAGTTTGTGGTAGAGTTTGACTTCCTAGGTAAAGACTCAATTCGTTATGTCAACACCATTCCTGTAGAGAAACGTGTGTTTAAAAACCTGAAACTGTTCATGGAAAACAAACAACCTGGTGATGACCTTTTTGATCGTTTGAAT ACAAgcatattgaataaatatttaaatgaactaaTGGAAGGCCTAACAGCCAAAGTCTTCAGGACTTTTAATGCCTCAAGAACACTGCAAGAACAACTTAATCTCCTCACAGAAG AAAACATGTCAATCCCAGAAAAGATTCTTGCTTACAACAGAGCTAACCGTGCTGTAGCCATCTTGTGTAACCATCAACGGGCAGTTCCAAAAACTTTTGATAAGTCCATGCAGAACTTGAAGAGCAAG ATTGATGAAAAAGAGAAGCAGATCAAGGATTTCAAAAAAGAGTTAAAGAAAGTTAAGCAAGCATACAAAGAGAGCAATGCTAGTAAAGATAAAAT actGTTGGATCGTAAGAAGAAACGAATGGCACAGCTAGAAGATCAACTAAGGAAGTTAGAAGTACAAGCTACtgacaaagaagaaaataaacagaTAGCACTCAGCACCTCTAAGTTGAACTACTTGGATCCAAGAATTAGTGTTGCATG